The Planococcus versutus genome contains a region encoding:
- a CDS encoding cytochrome ubiquinol oxidase subunit I has product MTLSFHILYATIGVGVPLMIMIAQWVGIRKKDEHYILMARRWARGFVITVAVGVVTGTAIGLQLSLLWPNFMQLAGNVIALPLFMEVFAFFFEAIFLGIYLYTWDRFEDQRKHFLILIPVALGAAASSVFITIVNAFMNQPQGFEILNGEMVNVSPLLAMFSPAVPTKVAHVMATAFMTSAFVLASIAALRILRGSTHIYHKKALFLTMKLGLVFAIATALIGDFSGKYLAEYQPEKLAAAEWHFETEENAGLILFGVLDGEEAKYAIKIPYALSILAHSNPFTEVIGLNEFPEDEIPPLWIHYLFDTMVMIGMWLAFFSFVYVVATWRNWKFIRTKWFQWLIVAGGPLALVAIEAGWWFTEVGRQPWVLRGYMKIDEAATTSGHVDLMIILFAGLYIILGIGTAVVLTRMYKRNPVEKELAERETGKGGEKE; this is encoded by the coding sequence ATGACTTTATCATTCCACATTCTTTACGCCACAATAGGTGTAGGTGTCCCACTCATGATTATGATCGCTCAGTGGGTAGGTATCAGAAAAAAAGACGAGCATTATATTTTGATGGCTCGCCGTTGGGCAAGAGGATTTGTAATAACCGTAGCAGTAGGTGTAGTAACCGGGACAGCCATTGGTTTACAGTTGTCGTTATTATGGCCTAATTTTATGCAATTAGCAGGAAACGTTATTGCATTGCCATTGTTTATGGAAGTATTTGCTTTTTTCTTTGAAGCAATCTTTTTAGGGATTTATCTCTACACGTGGGATCGTTTTGAAGATCAGCGCAAGCATTTTCTCATACTTATTCCCGTTGCATTAGGCGCAGCTGCTTCATCTGTTTTTATTACCATCGTCAATGCCTTCATGAATCAACCGCAAGGCTTTGAAATATTGAATGGTGAAATGGTCAACGTCAGTCCGTTGTTAGCCATGTTTAGTCCAGCAGTACCCACAAAAGTAGCGCATGTTATGGCCACCGCATTTATGACTAGTGCATTTGTGTTGGCTTCTATTGCAGCACTCCGCATACTTCGTGGCTCTACTCATATTTACCATAAAAAAGCGCTGTTTTTGACTATGAAATTAGGATTGGTTTTTGCTATTGCCACTGCTTTAATCGGTGACTTTTCCGGTAAATACTTAGCAGAGTATCAGCCTGAAAAACTAGCGGCTGCAGAATGGCATTTTGAAACAGAAGAAAATGCAGGTCTGATCTTGTTCGGCGTATTGGATGGAGAAGAAGCAAAATACGCTATTAAGATTCCGTATGCGCTGAGTATCTTAGCGCACAGCAATCCGTTTACGGAAGTGATTGGACTTAACGAATTTCCAGAAGACGAAATTCCACCGCTATGGATTCATTATCTTTTTGATACGATGGTGATGATCGGTATGTGGCTAGCATTTTTCTCTTTTGTTTATGTTGTGGCAACGTGGCGCAATTGGAAGTTTATTCGCACAAAATGGTTCCAATGGTTAATAGTAGCCGGTGGACCTTTGGCGTTAGTCGCTATTGAAGCAGGATGGTGGTTTACAGAAGTAGGACGTCAGCCTTGGGTTCTTAGAGGGTACATGAAAATTGATGAAGCCGCGACTACGAGTGGTCATGTTGATTTAATGATTATTTTGTTTGCAGGCTTGTATATTATTCTAGGAATTGGTACGGCAGTTGTTTTAACTAGAATGTACAAACGCAATCCCGTTGAAAAAGAATTAGCAGAACGGGAAACTGGCAAAGGCGGTGAAAAGGAATGA
- a CDS encoding cytochrome d ubiquinol oxidase subunit II produces the protein MTLEIIGISVLWLFLFLYVIVASIDFGAGFFNAYSSFVGKQHILTGIIQRYLSPVWEVTNVFFVFFFVGIIGFFPQTAFYYGTTLLVPASIALILLAIRGSYYAFATYGAKINHRGYIYMYGLSGLLLPAALSPVLAMSEGGFIQLDNGQPYLDYWALFTSPLMWSIVVLSLTAVLYISAVFLTWYSSKAGDAKATDLMRKYALIWAAPAMITATGIIYELRSHNPEHYARILDLWWVFAVSFLLFAGTVYLIYKKRHYGWAFILLIGQFFTAFFAYGASHYPYLLYPYLTIYDSFTNEAMAIALIIAFIAGLFLLLPSLYLLFRLFLFDKDYVEGKSDYHA, from the coding sequence ATGACTTTAGAAATTATTGGGATTTCTGTTTTATGGTTGTTTCTGTTTCTGTATGTTATTGTGGCATCGATTGATTTCGGTGCAGGTTTCTTCAATGCTTATAGTTCTTTTGTCGGTAAGCAACACATCTTAACAGGTATTATCCAACGTTACTTATCTCCCGTTTGGGAAGTAACGAACGTATTTTTTGTATTCTTCTTTGTCGGGATTATTGGGTTTTTCCCGCAAACTGCTTTTTATTACGGCACAACTTTATTAGTACCAGCGAGCATCGCCTTGATTTTGTTAGCGATTCGCGGTTCTTATTATGCATTTGCAACGTACGGAGCTAAAATCAATCACCGAGGTTATATATATATGTATGGCTTGTCGGGGTTGTTATTACCAGCTGCATTGTCGCCAGTATTAGCAATGTCTGAAGGTGGTTTTATCCAACTGGACAACGGGCAACCTTACCTTGATTACTGGGCATTATTTACGAGTCCGTTAATGTGGAGTATTGTCGTTTTGAGTTTGACAGCTGTGCTTTATATTTCAGCTGTATTCTTGACTTGGTATTCTTCAAAAGCTGGTGATGCTAAGGCTACTGATTTGATGCGCAAATACGCACTCATCTGGGCAGCCCCTGCTATGATTACAGCAACAGGTATTATTTACGAACTTCGCAGTCACAATCCTGAGCATTATGCTCGTATTCTTGACTTGTGGTGGGTATTTGCTGTTTCGTTCTTATTGTTTGCTGGAACCGTTTACCTTATCTATAAAAAGCGTCATTACGGATGGGCTTTTATTTTGTTGATCGGTCAGTTTTTCACAGCGTTTTTCGCGTACGGGGCTTCTCATTATCCATATTTACTGTATCCGTATTTGACGATTTACGATAGTTTTACCAATGAAGCTATGGCGATTGCATTAATTATTGCCTTTATCGCAGGTCTTTTCTTGCTATTGCCATCGCTTTACTTATTGTTCCGTTTGTTCTTATTTGATAAAGATTATGTCGAAGGTAAATCGGATTACCACGCATAA
- the cydS gene encoding cytochrome bd oxidase small subunit CydS codes for MQDFMIFYAPFLVLIGSIVFGFWFSLKDGPVTKDRD; via the coding sequence ATGCAGGATTTCATGATATTTTATGCACCTTTTCTGGTGTTGATTGGATCTATTGTTTTCGGTTTCTGGTTTTCATTGAAAGATGGTCCGGTTACAAAAGATCGAGATTAA
- the rlmD gene encoding 23S rRNA (uracil(1939)-C(5))-methyltransferase RlmD yields the protein MKPVNKNDQITVYVEDLTHDGAGVAKVDGYPLFVPGALPGEDVVIHVVKTLKSYGFAKLIEIKQASPFRVTAPCPVFDTCGGCQIQHLSYEGQLTFKQKLVRDAITRIGKLPDVPVHPVKGMKDPWGYRNKSQIPFGTQNGKVVAGFYQPRSHDIADTDTCLIQTPEADAIMVALKKNLIELGIEPYEEETHRGMLRHVVVRKARATGEIMVVLVTKKRKFTQAKQASELIQKTVPEVTSIVQNINSEKTNVIFGEETLTLWGKDVIEDRIGDVRFEISARSFYQINPEQTEVLYGQALEYAQLTREETVIDAYCGIGTISLFLAQQAKFVMGVEIVPQAIQDAKRNAELNNLTNTLFEAGPAEQVIPRWYKEGKIADVLVVDPPRKGCDEQLLHTILKQRPTRIVYVSCNPATLARDLRILEDGGYRTKEVQPVDMFPQTTHVECVAWLELK from the coding sequence TTGAAACCAGTAAATAAAAATGATCAAATTACGGTTTATGTAGAAGATTTAACGCACGACGGAGCAGGCGTAGCAAAAGTAGATGGCTACCCGTTATTTGTGCCAGGTGCGTTGCCTGGAGAAGATGTCGTGATTCACGTAGTAAAAACCTTGAAGTCGTATGGCTTTGCAAAGCTTATTGAAATAAAGCAAGCTTCACCTTTTCGCGTTACAGCTCCGTGTCCCGTGTTTGATACATGTGGAGGTTGCCAGATTCAGCATCTATCTTACGAAGGACAACTGACCTTTAAACAAAAACTGGTGCGCGATGCAATTACACGTATTGGTAAATTGCCAGATGTGCCGGTACACCCTGTTAAAGGTATGAAAGATCCATGGGGTTACCGCAATAAATCCCAAATTCCTTTTGGTACACAAAACGGCAAAGTAGTTGCTGGGTTTTATCAACCGCGGTCGCACGATATTGCGGATACGGATACATGTTTAATTCAAACGCCAGAAGCAGATGCTATTATGGTCGCATTAAAAAAGAATTTGATAGAATTGGGCATTGAACCTTATGAAGAAGAAACACATCGTGGCATGCTACGTCACGTAGTTGTTCGAAAAGCTCGAGCTACTGGAGAAATCATGGTCGTTTTGGTTACGAAAAAAAGGAAATTTACTCAAGCCAAACAAGCAAGTGAGTTGATTCAAAAAACGGTGCCAGAAGTCACTTCAATTGTGCAGAACATTAATAGTGAAAAAACCAATGTTATTTTTGGTGAAGAAACCTTGACGCTTTGGGGCAAAGATGTAATAGAAGATCGAATTGGAGATGTTCGTTTTGAAATTTCTGCTCGTTCTTTTTACCAAATCAATCCCGAACAAACAGAGGTGCTTTATGGGCAAGCGCTGGAATATGCACAATTAACAAGAGAAGAAACCGTAATCGATGCTTATTGTGGTATTGGAACGATTTCGTTGTTTCTTGCACAACAAGCCAAATTTGTTATGGGTGTTGAAATTGTGCCACAAGCAATTCAAGATGCTAAACGCAACGCTGAACTAAACAACTTAACAAATACTTTGTTTGAAGCAGGACCTGCCGAACAAGTGATTCCGCGGTGGTATAAAGAAGGAAAGATTGCGGATGTTTTAGTGGTAGACCCTCCGCGTAAAGGCTGCGATGAGCAATTGTTGCACACCATACTAAAGCAACGTCCGACACGCATTGTTTATGTATCGTGCAATCCAGCCACACTTGCGCGTGATTTACGTATATTAGAAGATGGTGGTTACCGCACAAAAGAAGTGCAACCTGTTGATATGTTCCCGCAAACAACACACGTGGAGTGCGTGGCGTGGCTAGAGTTAAAATAG
- a CDS encoding amino acid deaminase/aldolase, with amino-acid sequence MHSNKIPEGISLPALLLDLPAFEENCRQIARDGNGKKIRIATKSIRSVEVIKRILASNSVFQGVMCYCPEEAIFLAEKGLDDILIAYPCWDKKALTTISMLNSKGKHIICMVDAAEHVDLLHHIAEETKGKFYLCIDVDMSTTFLKLHFGVRRSPLKDSAAVVKLARKIKPSQYIELIGIMGYEAQIAGVGDKVPAQKMKNRVIDILKKKSIKKIEERRNQVVHALRQEGVALSLVNGGGTGSLQSTTREDAVTEVTVGSGFYSPKLFDYYKGFLYKPALFYALPVVRKPAPHIYTCLGGGYVSSGPPGKDKIPQPVFPVGGKLLDSEGAGEVQTPVHYENETLEIGDAIIFRAAKAAEVCERFQEIVCISDQQIVGRYQTYRGEGVCFV; translated from the coding sequence ATGCATTCCAACAAAATACCAGAAGGAATTTCATTGCCAGCATTGCTGTTGGATCTGCCTGCTTTTGAAGAGAACTGTAGACAAATTGCACGTGATGGGAATGGGAAAAAGATAAGGATAGCGACAAAATCTATTCGTTCTGTAGAGGTTATTAAAAGAATTTTAGCTTCCAACTCTGTGTTCCAAGGGGTCATGTGCTACTGTCCGGAGGAAGCTATTTTTCTTGCGGAAAAAGGATTGGATGATATTTTAATCGCATATCCTTGTTGGGACAAAAAGGCATTAACTACTATTTCTATGCTGAATTCTAAGGGGAAACATATTATTTGCATGGTAGATGCAGCAGAGCATGTTGACCTTCTCCACCATATTGCTGAGGAAACAAAAGGGAAATTCTACCTTTGTATTGATGTTGACATGAGCACAACTTTTTTGAAATTGCATTTTGGTGTAAGAAGATCTCCTCTTAAAGATTCCGCAGCAGTGGTCAAGCTTGCTAGGAAAATTAAGCCATCACAGTACATAGAGCTAATTGGCATAATGGGCTATGAGGCCCAAATAGCAGGAGTTGGAGATAAGGTCCCAGCTCAAAAGATGAAAAACAGAGTCATAGATATTTTGAAAAAGAAATCGATTAAGAAAATAGAAGAGCGACGAAATCAAGTTGTTCATGCACTCCGACAAGAGGGGGTTGCGTTGTCGCTAGTGAATGGAGGGGGTACAGGAAGTCTTCAATCAACGACTAGAGAAGATGCAGTTACAGAGGTTACAGTAGGATCTGGGTTTTATTCACCAAAGCTATTTGATTATTACAAGGGCTTTTTATATAAACCGGCATTATTTTATGCGTTACCTGTTGTTCGAAAGCCTGCTCCTCATATATACACGTGTCTCGGTGGGGGATATGTCTCATCGGGTCCACCGGGAAAGGATAAAATACCGCAGCCAGTGTTTCCAGTAGGTGGGAAGTTGCTTGATTCAGAAGGAGCAGGTGAGGTTCAAACGCCAGTTCATTATGAAAATGAAACATTGGAAATTGGAGACGCCATTATTTTTCGTGCTGCAAAAGCAGCAGAAGTTTGCGAGCGCTTTCAAGAAATTGTCTGTATATCAGACCAGCAAATAGTCGGCCGGTATCAAACATATCGAGGAGAAGGAGTATGTTTTGTATGA
- a CDS encoding D-arabinono-1,4-lactone oxidase — protein sequence MKVDKGKTWKNWAHTSESTPENTFYPTSIEDVCKLVKEASKQQKKIKVVGAGHSFTSLVQTSEWLVSLDQFSGIETINEEACYATVLGGTRLFQIGEALGKRGYAQENLGDVNVQSIAGAISTGTHGTGIAFGNISTQVLEVVLVTGTGEILTISENNNPAYFKACLVSLGSLGIIVKVTIKIIPSPVYEYKSQKIAYSQLSQQLEQLIKSNRHFEFYLFPYSDVVQVKTMNAVEQKAQRMELHHFKNLVMENYLFFVISETCRILPKSSRFFSKISAKGVSTTIKRANSYQLFATPRLVRFREMEYCIPLENLKPALEKIRECIVTKKHKVHFPIECRTVKADDIWISPSYQRDSAYIAFHMYKGMPYEEYFHDMESIMQQFDGRPHWAKMHTRTTEDLLTLYPKLSDFLAVREELDPEGIFMNDYLNTLFNGERASRPPR from the coding sequence ATGAAGGTGGACAAAGGAAAGACATGGAAAAATTGGGCGCATACAAGTGAAAGTACTCCCGAAAACACATTCTATCCAACCTCAATTGAAGACGTTTGCAAGCTTGTAAAAGAAGCTTCAAAACAACAGAAAAAAATAAAAGTAGTTGGTGCAGGACATTCATTTACAAGCTTAGTCCAGACAAGTGAGTGGCTTGTTTCTCTAGATCAATTCAGCGGAATCGAAACCATCAATGAAGAAGCGTGTTACGCTACTGTGCTTGGCGGGACCCGGTTGTTTCAAATTGGTGAAGCATTAGGTAAGCGTGGGTATGCACAAGAGAATTTAGGGGATGTGAATGTACAAAGCATTGCCGGTGCTATTTCCACAGGTACCCATGGCACCGGGATAGCATTTGGAAACATTTCAACTCAAGTATTAGAAGTTGTTCTTGTAACTGGAACGGGTGAAATCTTAACAATTTCAGAAAATAATAACCCTGCCTATTTTAAGGCATGTCTTGTTTCACTCGGGAGTCTTGGAATTATCGTAAAAGTTACCATAAAAATTATTCCCTCCCCGGTCTATGAATACAAAAGTCAAAAAATCGCATATTCCCAATTATCACAGCAACTCGAACAACTCATAAAGTCAAATCGCCATTTTGAATTTTATTTATTCCCTTACTCAGACGTCGTACAAGTGAAGACTATGAATGCCGTTGAACAAAAAGCACAGAGAATGGAGTTGCATCATTTTAAAAATCTGGTAATGGAAAATTATCTGTTTTTTGTCATCTCAGAAACGTGTAGAATACTTCCAAAGAGTAGTCGTTTTTTTAGCAAAATTTCTGCAAAAGGTGTGAGCACCACGATTAAAAGGGCGAACAGTTATCAATTATTTGCAACACCGAGATTAGTTCGATTTAGAGAGATGGAATACTGCATACCACTAGAAAACTTAAAACCTGCTTTGGAGAAAATACGAGAGTGTATTGTGACGAAAAAACATAAGGTTCATTTTCCTATCGAGTGTAGGACTGTGAAGGCAGATGATATTTGGATTAGCCCTTCCTATCAGAGAGATTCTGCCTATATTGCTTTCCATATGTACAAAGGGATGCCTTATGAGGAATACTTTCATGATATGGAATCAATTATGCAGCAATTTGACGGCAGACCCCATTGGGCGAAAATGCATACTCGAACTACGGAAGATCTGTTAACTCTTTATCCCAAGCTATCGGATTTCCTTGC